The Citrus sinensis cultivar Valencia sweet orange chromosome 4, DVS_A1.0, whole genome shotgun sequence DNA segment ACTATGGTTCTTTAATAGCTATTTTTCTCTACAATTGaccaaatatttgaatatattcTTCATCTTAGAACTagggagaaaataaatttgttaaccAGCTTTTGTCGATAAACTTCTAGAAATTTCAGCACCATAACAGGCTATTCCATCCAATTCACAAATGGACGGCATAAtgatttaatgaattatttttgtaagaCATAAAAGTTTATTGTTACATTTTGAGATTGAAGTTTTATTTGGAAACGAGGAAAGAAAAGAGTGAAGAATTGCCATAACTAGAATTTGAATTCGTAAGCCATTTCCGACTTCTCCTTGATGATTTAGAAGATGCAGTGTTGTCGGATCGGATGGATGTGTGTTGGTAATCCAATTTGTAGGGACAAATAAAAAGTGTGAATGCGGTGTTACAGTTGGACTTGCACACACATCAATGTGCTCTGTTCCCTGAAGTCTTGAGTGTGTCTTCCCCACCCACCCACCCCACTTgcgttttattattatacgaCAGTGTGGAACTTGGGAATTAATAAGTAATCGCAATTCAAAGTGTCAAAAATGGATACAATCTGATAGGTACCTTACGACAGTTGTAACGTACATGAAAAATTAGTTTCAACGGTGGGGACgtgtttatttagtttttaacattttattccCTGTTGCTTATTGAAatgctataaaaaaaaaactaaattatatatatagagagtcAGTATATCTCACTTTCTTAAAATGAGAATGTCTATATCAGAGAGTTAttacatatgtatatattagaaatattttaataaaaaatttctaattacaTTAAAGTTAAGGATAAAGtaacagagaagaaaaaaacacaaattttaaaataatatattttatcatgtaatattttaaaatctaaattttcatttatcttATAACTCATTCTTTACTTTACTATGGCCAGACATCGTTAATTAGAAACATGTGTGCATGTGTATATATAGTTTAGAATATGTACAAGTTGCCACTCTTGGATGGCTCTTTTACGGACTTGGCAACAAAATTGGACGTTGGGACCTTCAATGAACTGAATCTGCTTCTTCAAAATTGTATTTCAAATTCCGaatctaatattaaaatggAAGAAggtaaataaaatctaaatttgagaCCCAAGTTCTATTGATCTTCTTCTTATAGTAGACAGACAGATAACCCACATGCTTGTTTATTACCAAACAAAGAGGTGGttacgaattaaaataaataaaaaacaaattcaccACATAAATCTCTTGATTTATCGAAAGAGATTATCagaatatttatattaatacttgaaaatcaaacaaaaatatgtatttagaGTTTgcttactaattaattaatttgtgtttttaaCCAAACAAGAGGGGATGGCAAGACAGAAAATCTTCTGAGGAAATAGCAAAGACTAGACTAGGCCTTTATTACGACAACATAAGGCTGCACAGAAGATCCCGTGTACAAATATCCACCGTATTCTTGAACTTCACTGACAGAATTGAGTGTATTTCCTTCGTTTCCATCCAACACATCCACAACATTACCATTCACATCAAACTTAACCCCAACAGGGTCTCTTAGAAACCATGGCTTCGCAGTTTCTTCACAGAAAGCCGTCttcttattgctttcaatctTTCCCCTCGCAGAGTTCATTGCAATCCAAAATTCTCCCTTGCTGTCACTCTTGATGTTGTCAGGAAATCTCGGCATCTCAGCAAAAAGCTGCGGAGTGTATGTAGTTCTTTCACCTTGAAGCCAAAACCGTAAAATCTTCAGTGTGGCTGACTCAGCAAGTAGGAGGAACGAGTTATTATTGCTTAGTGCAACACCATTCGGAAATGATAAGCCGTTATACATTACTGTCACGTTCTTCTTGAGTGGATCATATTTCAATAACCTCCCACTTCTATCTCCGGTAGCAATCGACATAAAATATTGCCTACACAACATTTGtgcaaaaatattaatttaccatgCAATTATATTCAGAATAACAATACTTttagcccaaaaaaaaaaagaaaattactgttttttattacaaaatgcTACTGAAACTactataagaaaaatgataatttagcATAGTCACCATATATTTTTGGTAAGAGTTCATTGCGCAAGTCTTATTGCTTATCATTGAAGTCAAAATATCTGTCTCTATTTTTATGGTTGAAAACATTTATGGCTAAATATGACAACGTTTTGTAACGAAATAGTGTTGCCACCAATTACCTTTTTTTAGAAGGAAGTTATTTTGGCTAAGTAATAAATTTGTGGTCAAGTACTGGATCATTAGCCACAAACGTACTTCTGGGAGAATTTGACACTTCTTTGGAAGTGAAGTcaatatatacataaaaagAATAGGCAATTCCTATCTATAAATAGTATATACTATTTATGTGAGTAGTGTATCTTAACTTACATATAAGATAGGGGATCCTGTAGCCTACAAAATTAgtgtagaaaataatttaaggatAAGCATCAACAACCATTAAGAAAGGAAAGCGACCTTCTTTGGAAATAAATGCTGCTGTCGGTAAAATAGACTATTCCTGTGTTGGGATCGATGTCCAAGTCGTTTGTGAAACGAAAAGGGATTCCTCCggctgaagaagcaagttgttgAGCCTGACCACCATTTGGACCGACCACCATCAACCCAAAGTACGCATCTGCAATATATAGATCGCAAGTTACAGGATTGAATTTGATCCCTAATGGCCTCCCACACAACGGTTCCAAAGTTGTATTCGTTGAGCCATCACATATTTCCCTTGCCCTAACCAAATAAATTCCAAATAATAAGTTAActgaatttttcaataaaacaCTAGAGATTTAGACCCTTTTTAGTGCTATTTTCCGAAGCCAGTTTGTTTTTCGAcgaaattctcaaaataaaattgacaaTGATGATAAGAAAAGGCTAAAGCATGTCAATGTGGTTTTAGGGAGAGATCTAAAATTCTCAGacccttctttttttaaacaaaattttctcatgTAACTAAcggtaaataaattaaaaaataaaattaattaaattttaatcatatattaacattaaaagaTAAGTGGCATAAGATTAATTGTTAAAAGTTTAGGAGAGCTCAGATTAAAAGCGAGTTCAGTAGAGTTCAATTCAATAGAGGATGTCTGCAGTAGGTCAAAACATAGTCCGGTCAATTAATGCTGATGCTGATATCATTAAAAACCTGAGGACATACAGATTAAAATCAATACAagtttattactattataccTACCgtgttcaaattttattaacggTAAGTACGAGGCCCTACAAACACAAGCGTATGTTTGTATCTACACACacatatttcattttattgatttccttttttagaaaatcttaaaaatcAGATACTGGCATGCAATTGCATGGTTTCTTCCCAAATAGTAATTAGAGGGTGGGATCTGAATGCATTAACGTGTATGCATGCATTATGCTGCATATTCTTAGTTGATTACCTGTGAGGGGCCGTCGTAGCAAACTCAGTCCAACCAGAGTTCGCAGCTTTCCATTTAAGGATTCTACCGTCGGAAACACCGACGTACGGTCCTTCCCCATTGCAGTCGAAAGCAAGGCTTTCGGGACCAACCACCCCGGGAAGCTGAAGCTGCTGATAGCTTTTGGAAGATAAGATGACACAAGGAAAAACCAGggggaaaatgaaaataatgaaagacGAAAGTAGTTTCATGGTGTTGCTATGCATACTGATATGACAAAAGTCGAGTCTATTTATAACCTGGCAACAGAGCTCTTTTGGTCTTTGTACGTCTGTGGTAGTTTTAGACTTCTGtgtctaaaatttattattcattaatactaaataatatacatttcttaagaaataaatgagCCGAATAATCAAATTGGTTGGGTAGTTTTCAGTCATGattgccaaaaaaattaaatattcatcaATGTGCATTGTCTGTATGCTGAATTATGGATTGGTTGGGGTAGTTTTCCATGGAACAAAGTAAACAGTGAGTGATATCTAGCTAGTTAGtgatcatttatttattttttgatatacGTATATTTATAGGTAgcgtttattttttagattggagtgagaatcttaggattgggagtgtggagtgggagtgtgagtaggttgtttacttacactggaattGAAGCATGGAATGAAAAtcagaattcaatttatgtatttactttgtcttggattgagagtaaataattttaaattacaatttta contains these protein-coding regions:
- the LOC102618725 gene encoding protein STRICTOSIDINE SYNTHASE-LIKE 10-like isoform X1 produces the protein MHSNTMKLLSSFIIFIFPLVFPCVILSSKSYQQLQLPGVVGPESLAFDCNGEGPYVGVSDGRILKWKAANSGWTEFATTAPHRAREICDGSTNTTLEPLCGRPLGIKFNPVTCDLYIADAYFGLMVVGPNGGQAQQLASSAGGIPFRFTNDLDIDPNTGIVYFTDSSIYFQRRQYFMSIATGDRSGRLLKYDPLKKNVTVMYNGLSFPNGVALSNNNSFLLLAESATLKILRFWLQGERTTYTPQLFAEMPRFPDNIKSDSKGEFWIAMNSARGKIESNKKTAFCEETAKPWFLRDPVGVKFDVNGNVVDVLDGNEGNTLNSVSEVQEYGGYLYTGSSVQPYVVVIKA
- the LOC102618725 gene encoding protein STRICTOSIDINE SYNTHASE-LIKE 10-like isoform X2, which produces MGKDRTSVFPTVESLNGKLRTLVGLSLLRRPLTDAYFGLMVVGPNGGQAQQLASSAGGIPFRFTNDLDIDPNTGIVYFTDSSIYFQRRQYFMSIATGDRSGRLLKYDPLKKNVTVMYNGLSFPNGVALSNNNSFLLLAESATLKILRFWLQGERTTYTPQLFAEMPRFPDNIKSDSKGEFWIAMNSARGKIESNKKTAFCEETAKPWFLRDPVGVKFDVNGNVVDVLDGNEGNTLNSVSEVQEYGGYLYTGSSVQPYVVVIKA